In Bacteroidota bacterium, a single window of DNA contains:
- a CDS encoding translation initiation factor — MAHQKTLTSLSDLEQLLPGTERNKPQVQNIPSRHKHDGKGMVVRVLLDKKGRKGKIVTIVSGLQHNPSTMEEIARILKQYCGAGGTVKERRIEIQGDNRTRVIEKLKKMNYNP, encoded by the coding sequence TTGGCTCATCAAAAAACATTAACATCTCTTTCGGATTTGGAGCAGCTTTTACCGGGAACTGAACGGAATAAACCTCAGGTCCAAAACATCCCTTCCCGGCATAAGCACGATGGTAAAGGTATGGTTGTCCGTGTTTTGCTGGATAAGAAAGGAAGAAAAGGGAAAATAGTAACGATAGTTTCGGGTTTACAACATAATCCAAGCACAATGGAAGAAATTGCCCGCATATTAAAGCAGTATTGCGGGGCTGGTGGCACTGTGAAAGAAAGACGAATCGAAATCCAAGGTGACAATAGAACACGTGTGATAGAAAAACTCAAGAAAATGAATTACAATCCCTGA
- the arsM gene encoding arsenite methyltransferase, giving the protein MDTNNKIKENVKQKYGQIAKGDLKLEAVQSSCCSCGSNDGKVVFDMSAQYKDSDRAAIPDGADLGLGCGTPAAYADLEEGMTVLDLGSGAGIDCFIATKYIGSTGKVIGVDMTEEMISKANENKIRISATNVEFRFGEIEALPVESNTIDRVISNCVINLVPDKQKAFSEIYRVLKPNGKFSVSDIVVDGVISEKERQDAALWAGCISGALSRNEYIGIIENAGFHNVNIVSEKKYDYTLESGGGLYSITVIGTR; this is encoded by the coding sequence ATGGATACTAACAATAAAATAAAAGAAAACGTAAAACAGAAATATGGGCAGATCGCTAAGGGCGATTTGAAACTGGAAGCTGTTCAAAGTTCCTGCTGCTCATGCGGTAGTAACGACGGCAAAGTTGTATTCGACATGTCTGCACAATATAAAGATTCTGACAGAGCGGCGATTCCTGACGGTGCAGACCTTGGACTTGGTTGTGGAACACCCGCCGCTTATGCAGATTTAGAAGAAGGAATGACGGTTCTTGATTTAGGATCAGGCGCCGGTATCGATTGCTTTATTGCAACGAAATATATTGGCAGTACCGGTAAAGTAATCGGTGTAGATATGACAGAAGAGATGATTAGCAAAGCAAACGAGAACAAGATAAGAATAAGTGCGACTAATGTAGAATTCCGTTTCGGAGAAATTGAAGCTCTTCCTGTCGAAAGCAACACAATCGATAGAGTCATTAGTAATTGTGTTATCAATCTTGTTCCAGATAAACAAAAGGCGTTCAGTGAAATTTACCGCGTGTTGAAGCCGAATGGAAAATTTTCTGTCTCGGATATCGTTGTTGATGGTGTGATTTCTGAAAAAGAGCGGCAAGATGCAGCACTCTGGGCTGGCTGTATAAGCGGCGCACTGAGCCGGAATGAATACATCGGCATCATCGAGAATGCGGGCTTCCACAACGTTAATATTGTTTCTGAAAAGAAGTACGATTACACTCTCGAATCGGGTGGTGGGCTTTACTCGATTACAGTAATAGGGACGAGATAA
- a CDS encoding four helix bundle suffix domain-containing protein yields the protein MNNENKIIPPHGGYQKLKSYQMAEIVYDATVRFCERFIDKRSRTVDQMVQAARSGKQNIAEGSMASGTSKKTEIKLVGVARASLEELLLDYQDFLRQHGLQLWGKDDTRAKEVRNVAYKVDRSYELYRTYVEDCIPEIAANTIICIIHQTNYLLDQQLRQLEQAFLKEGGFTEKLYKARQDAIKKS from the coding sequence ATGAATAATGAAAATAAAATAATACCACCGCATGGTGGTTATCAAAAATTAAAATCCTATCAAATGGCAGAAATTGTTTATGATGCGACTGTGAGATTCTGTGAGCGGTTTATAGACAAACGCTCGCGAACTGTAGATCAAATGGTGCAGGCAGCAAGAAGCGGCAAGCAAAACATCGCGGAGGGTAGTATGGCATCAGGCACTTCAAAGAAAACAGAAATCAAGTTGGTTGGCGTAGCCCGTGCAAGTCTGGAAGAGCTGCTTTTAGATTACCAAGATTTTCTAAGACAACATGGGTTGCAGTTATGGGGGAAGGATGATACTAGGGCGAAAGAAGTTAGGAATGTTGCTTACAAGGTGGATAGGTCATACGAGTTGTATAGGACATATGTTGAAGATTGCATACCAGAGATCGCGGCAAACACTATTATCTGCATTATACACCAAACAAATTACTTGCTAGATCAACAGCTACGCCAACTTGAACAGGCATTTTTAAAGGAAGGCGGCTTTACTGAAAAGCTCTACAAAGCAAGACAAGATGCTATAAAAAAATCGTGA
- a CDS encoding restriction endonuclease subunit S, with the protein MSRIFPEVDLSSIAWFQEGPGVRNNQFTDKGVKLLNVRNIVDNELVVNNTTTHISVKEAYSKYKHFMVEEGDLIIASSGIKVDYFNKKIAFAKKGHLPLCMNTSTIRFRTLDPRILDINYFQFYLRTKHFTKQVDRLITGSAQLNFGPSHLKQMKVLLPPLPIQKQIAAILEKADAAREKRRQANKLTEQFLQSAFLEMSIKKNYKKLPISEFITGTQQTDPKKEPNKWFKYIDIESIDNKAGRITETKEFFGKVAPSRARRVVKRGDVIVSTVRPNLNATALVSAEYDGQLCSTGFCVLRTNNKMNNRYLFAFTRLPAFVKQLISKMKGASYPAVNNSDVLDVRIPVPPLSEQQKFATLVEKVEQLRAKQCESEKVLENLFGSLMQKAFKGELLS; encoded by the coding sequence GTGAGCCGAATCTTTCCCGAAGTAGACCTTTCATCAATAGCATGGTTTCAGGAAGGGCCTGGAGTTAGAAATAATCAATTTACCGATAAAGGTGTAAAGCTACTGAATGTCAGAAATATAGTTGATAATGAATTAGTGGTTAATAACACAACAACACACATTTCCGTCAAAGAGGCTTATTCTAAATACAAGCATTTTATGGTTGAAGAAGGTGATCTTATTATTGCTAGTTCAGGAATCAAGGTAGATTACTTTAATAAGAAAATTGCATTTGCAAAAAAGGGACATTTACCTCTTTGTATGAACACTTCTACCATCAGATTCAGAACTCTTGATCCAAGAATACTTGATATCAATTATTTTCAATTCTACCTAAGAACAAAACATTTTACAAAACAAGTCGACCGTCTTATTACTGGTTCTGCACAACTGAATTTTGGACCGAGTCATTTGAAGCAAATGAAGGTTTTACTTCCCCCGCTTCCCATCCAAAAGCAAATAGCGGCGATACTTGAGAAAGCCGATGCGGCGCGGGAGAAGCGTCGGCAGGCAAACAAACTCACCGAGCAGTTCTTGCAGTCGGCGTTTTTGGAAATGTCTATAAAGAAGAATTATAAAAAATTACCAATTAGCGAATTTATTACTGGAACCCAACAGACTGATCCGAAAAAGGAACCGAACAAGTGGTTTAAATATATTGATATAGAAAGTATTGATAACAAAGCTGGACGCATTACAGAAACCAAAGAATTTTTTGGTAAGGTTGCACCAAGTCGGGCGAGACGTGTAGTAAAAAGAGGTGATGTGATTGTTTCGACTGTAAGACCAAACCTTAATGCGACTGCATTAGTTTCAGCGGAATATGATGGTCAATTATGTTCAACAGGTTTTTGTGTGTTGAGAACAAACAATAAGATGAACAACAGATATCTTTTCGCTTTTACCCGGCTTCCTGCGTTTGTGAAGCAACTAATCTCTAAGATGAAAGGTGCATCCTATCCGGCTGTGAATAATTCTGATGTCCTCGACGTTAGGATACCTGTTCCACCTCTTTCCGAGCAACAAAAGTTTGCCACGCTGGTCGAGAAGGTCGAGCAGCTGCGGGCGAAGCAGTGTGAGTCGGAAAAAGTGTTGGAGAATTTGTTTGGGAGTCTTATGCAGAAGGCATTCAAGGGAGAGTTACTATCATGA